In one Candidatus Methylacidiphilales bacterium genomic region, the following are encoded:
- the bioD gene encoding dethiobiotin synthase, giving the protein MRHYYFVTGTDTGVGKTAFCAWLLQTWRKQGRRVVGLKPFATGDREDAQILQSASESSLSLDEINPFFWNEPAAPYFAEQHRALSLGVQTKKIDFEELHSIVCMTLQQFDCGVVEGAGGWRVPLSEDMDISQWAKMLGFPVIVVARNSLGTINHTLLTVERILSDGLEVKAVVLNDFFSHGAFYEDWHAAWIQKKTGVITFRWTREGRLQDEEHRPIVSEVFF; this is encoded by the coding sequence ATGCGTCATTATTATTTTGTTACGGGAACAGATACAGGCGTAGGCAAGACTGCTTTTTGTGCATGGTTGTTACAGACGTGGCGAAAACAAGGTCGTCGTGTTGTCGGATTGAAGCCGTTTGCTACAGGGGATCGCGAAGATGCTCAGATTCTCCAATCAGCTTCTGAAAGCTCGCTTTCTCTGGATGAGATAAACCCTTTCTTTTGGAACGAGCCTGCCGCCCCTTATTTTGCAGAGCAGCATCGTGCTCTATCACTAGGCGTGCAGACTAAAAAAATTGATTTTGAAGAGCTGCACAGCATCGTGTGCATGACTTTGCAGCAGTTCGACTGCGGTGTGGTCGAGGGGGCAGGAGGATGGCGCGTGCCGTTGTCCGAAGATATGGATATATCTCAATGGGCTAAAATGCTAGGCTTCCCAGTGATTGTAGTCGCAAGGAATAGCTTGGGCACAATCAACCATACGTTGTTGACGGTGGAGCGCATTTTATCCGATGGGTTGGAAGTGAAAGCGGTAGTCTTAAATGATTTTTTCTCTCATGGCGCGTTTTATGAAGATTGGCATGCCGCTTGGATTCAAAAAAAGACAGGTGTCATTACTTTTCGATGGACTCGTGAAGGCAGACTTCAAGACGAAGAGCATCGTCCGATTGTTTCAGAAGTGTTTTTTTAG
- a CDS encoding NAD(P)-dependent oxidoreductase, which produces MQKSLSVLMTGATGFLGSQVARRLLERGHHLVALCRRASILRRLTQREIEKIHWLHIEENGVRRAFETPIDVVIHTATNYGYRGSSINDILEVNLLLPLQILDYAAQHGVSLFISTDTMLTKFLNDYALTKSHLTDWGRRFADLGKIAFCNLRIEHMYGVGDNPERFTEYVIQACLKNVPHLDLTLGEQYRDFIHVSDVVEVYDRLLSVFYGAPPQFCEFEVGTGVATRVRDFVEMVHRLTESRTELRFGAVPYRLHEIMYACANIEPLKEFGWQPKVKLEDGLRQVIAAIRSRSD; this is translated from the coding sequence ATGCAAAAGTCCCTTTCTGTTTTGATGACCGGGGCTACTGGATTTTTAGGGAGTCAGGTAGCACGGCGACTTCTGGAGCGTGGGCATCACTTGGTAGCGCTCTGTCGCCGTGCCTCTATTCTTCGGCGGTTGACGCAGCGTGAGATCGAAAAGATTCATTGGCTTCACATCGAGGAAAATGGAGTGCGCAGGGCATTTGAAACTCCTATTGATGTGGTCATTCACACTGCGACGAACTACGGCTATCGGGGTTCTTCGATAAATGACATTTTGGAGGTTAACCTTTTGCTGCCTCTGCAGATCTTAGACTATGCGGCACAACACGGGGTGTCGCTTTTTATAAGCACTGACACGATGTTGACTAAATTTCTAAACGATTATGCTTTGACAAAGTCCCACCTCACCGATTGGGGGCGTCGGTTTGCGGATTTGGGGAAAATCGCATTTTGTAATTTGCGAATCGAGCACATGTATGGGGTCGGAGACAATCCAGAACGTTTTACTGAATACGTGATTCAGGCCTGCTTGAAGAACGTCCCGCATCTTGATTTAACGCTGGGAGAACAATATCGGGACTTTATCCATGTGAGCGACGTAGTAGAAGTCTACGATAGATTGCTGAGCGTTTTCTATGGTGCTCCGCCGCAGTTTTGTGAGTTTGAAGTAGGAACCGGGGTCGCAACTCGAGTGCGGGATTTTGTTGAAATGGTGCATCGGTTGACGGAGTCGCGCACAGAACTTCGTTTTGGTGCCGTGCCTTATCGGTTGCATGAGATCATGTATGCGTGTGCGAATATCGAACCGCTCAAAGAATTTGGCTGGCAACCGAAAGTAAAGCTTGAAGACGGGTTGCGGCAAGTGATTGCAGCGATAAGGTCAAGGAGCGATTAA